The sequence AACACTCATGGCGACCTTATTTTTAGCCAAGATCTTGAGCCTGAAATTGCTTATGATTTGGCGCTTATGGTTTTTGATCACCCTGAAATTGAAACTAATATTTATGCCAGTGACTACTGGTATGTTAATAAGGAGATGCCAGGGGCTTGTGAGTTTTTTCGAGAATCAGACTTTGGCTATGAGCTATATTGTAAAACAGGATTTCCAACCACTCATGTCTGTAAGGTCTTCTTCACCTCTGATGATCATGAACTATTACTGAAACTAGAAAATGAAATTAATCAGCGTTGGGGTGATAAGGTTAATGTAAGTTTCTCACTGCGTAATTGCTTAGAAGTGATGGCAGGCGGTGTATCTAAAGGTGAGGCATTAGAGAAAGTGGCTGAACTGATGCAACACTCTGCGAAAGATGCTATTGCATTTGGTGATGGTATGAACGACAAAGAGATGCTACAGATGGCGGGTAAAGGTTGTATTATGGAAAATGCACACCAGACATTAAAAGATCTGCTACCTAATATGGAAGTGATTGGCACGAATGCCGATGACGCCGTTCCTCATTATTTACGTAAGCTATATCAAGTGTGATCCCTTCTAAAAAAAGGCGAGCAAAATATGTTGTTCGCCTTTTTCTTTTTAAATCCATCTACATCTCGTCAGTGATATTGCATTGTAAACTGTAATGTTCCGTTTGCTTTACCTGCACTCGTTGTATCTGATGTTTGAATATAACCGGCTTCTAAAGGAATAGAATAATTTCCTGCACTGCTATTTTTTTCACTGACAGTAATTAATTCCCCCAGTTTGATAGGCTGATTTTTATATTTAACTTGGATACCGTACCCCTTGGCAGTATTGTTGTCTGTTGGATTACTTAAGCTAATCGTTCCAGCAGTTTGTTGATCATCCGCAACACCATTAAATCGGATCTTAATGGGCGAAACCGGATCACAACTCAAATTAATATTAAAATCTTTAATACTTTCGGGACTTACAGAGCCAACACCACTAAAACTCGATTTAGGCACAGTACCTAATGGCACATTAATATTATTATTCACAACATCGCAGCCACTAGAGACAATATTTAAAGAGGATAGATTAATTACAGGCTCAGTTTTTCCTACATAGTCACTGGTGATAAAGCCATTATTGTAGATAATAAGCATAGCGACCCGTGATGCAGGGATCGTTTGTGATTTTACATTATCTCGTAATTTATAAAGCTTCATTTCTAATGAAACAGAATAATTTCCACTGGTAGCATAGGTTGTGCAAATTAGGCGATTGCTGAAGTTACCATCAATGTTTTGCTGACCATCGACATAAGCAGCGCCGCTACAACCCCCACTAATGGTGCCATGTAAGGTATACCCCACACCACTACTGTTAAATTCTTTGACATATGCGCCATTAACTCTAGGACTAGACGTATTAAATGAACCCGGTAAATAAATTCCTGGTCTGACAGCATTTCCAGAAAGGTTCCACCATGTCCATGCGTTCATCGTTCCTAACGGGATCGTCGCAATTTCCGTTAAAATTGGTGCCGAACGTGAGACATAAATGGGCGCGGAGTAGGTGACGGTTTTAGTGGTAAACTCTGCCCTAAATTCTGCAAATGTGGTTGGTGTATACAAAATAGCAGACAGACAACCTAGGATTATATATTTATTCATTATGCTCACCTATCTGCATTCAAGTTGTAAAAATTGGATTTTTTCTAAGGCAAGATCCACATTTAACGTTGTTTGGCACCGTTCAACAGCACTATTACCCCACTTAGCGCGTAGTTGGCTGTGTTCAGGTACACCATTTAAGAAAACCTCACCATCATTGGCTACAATTCCACTTGAAAGCAGGTGGTCGTCTTTATAAATCTCAACTTGAGTACCAAATGGTAATGGTGTTCCGTTGTAGTGTAAGTTTGCAAGCACACGAGCCCCTTTTCTTGCTTTGAAATCGGCTAAGACAATGGCGCCTTTGGTTGGAATAACGGTTGTCGATGTTAATTCAACGTCGTTATTACCTGTTAAAGAAGCGGGATCAACAGTCACTTTATTACGTTCATAACGTGAAACATTAGGAATGACTGCATAACCTTGTGCATTGGTATACAAACTTTGTGCGCTACTGACTTTTAAGTTATCAATATCTTCTGCTTTAATTAAAATGGCAGAATCGTAAATGGTACGAGATGGTGTGATCCCACCTTGATGAACTAAAAGTGCGCCAGTCGCGCCCCAATTCATTGATTGATAGCGTTTGTCGTAACTGTAACCTGCGCTGATCTCCCCTCCAGAAGCGCTGTAAGTGCCGTTAACAGCGCCACTGTATTCTTGACGAGAATGATTGTAGTTTTGTGAAATATCATATTGCAGATTGTTATCGTCCAACTGAGTACCACTTAAACTCACAGAACTAATAGAATCACCTTGTTTACTGGTGTTATAGCGATAACTTAACCAGTTGTTATTCTGACCAATATTAAATGGAAGACTAAAACTAATAGATAAAATCTGATCGGTTAATCCGCTTTCTTGACGTTTGTTATAGGCATAAGAGACGCTATAGCTTAATGCACGATAATTTGAGTTAAAACTCACATTAACATTACGATCGACCCTGTCTTGATACCAATAATATTGCTGATAACCATTTAATGAGAGATAGCCCAAATCGCCTAAAGATTGAGATACAGATAATTGGAACTGTTTTTTCTTACGATATAGATGAGAAAAACGCTCATTAGCTGCTGAGAAATCGTAATAATCTTTTGTTGAATAGCGATAGGAAGCGAGTGAAAAACCAGTTTTAGTATCAGGTAAATATTTAGAATATTGAATACGATAAGATTGCCCTTGGGCTTCATCGTCATTTATTAGCGTTGTTTTCGCATGAGTAATATCCGCAGAAACGGCACCTAAATAGCCAAGATTAACGCCTGTGCCTAACGCATAAGCTTGATAATCAGCAGAGATTAATGTGCCACCATAAATGGATAAATTATAAGGAAGCCCATAAATAGCCGAGGTTTGAAAGAAATTAGGTTTTCTTGCGGCCGTATCTACATGATATTTACCAATATCTACACTGTATTTTAAGTTACCTGCACGTTGCATCATGGGAACAGCAGAAAAAGGTTGTGAAAAAGTACGGGTTGTTCCATCGGCCTCTTCAATCGTAACCTGTAAATCACCACTGTAAGACGTGGGATACAAATCTGAAATGGCAAACTCACCCGGTGGAACGGAAGTCTGATAAATGATGCTGTTATTTTGTCGAACGGTGACAACGGCATTACTTTGCGCGATACCTCTGACGATGGGAGCAAATCCACGTTGGCTTTGTGGCAACATGCTTTCATCAGAAGCTAATTTAATGCCACGATAAGGAATACTCTCTAATACATCATTATCAGACGCAGTTTCACCTATAGTTAAGCGACTTTTTAAACTACGAATATCTCGCTCAACATAAGTCTGTAAGCTATTCCATTGAGATGAGTTATCACCATTTTTATTGTAGTTACTGTGGTTACGTAAACGCCAAGCACCAACGTTAACGCCACTACGTAACCCTAAGAAAATAGAGTTACTATTATCTTGGTCACGATACCAATACTGATTTTGACGATAAGAATAGTTAACAAAAGCCGCATTTATGCCATCGTTCCACTGTGCTGGTGGAATATAACCTTGCCCATAATTGTATAAAGCAATTTGTGGTATAGAAAACGACAGACGTGCTCGTGAAAAATCATACTGATACTTTGCATTCGGAATAACGTTAGCAATATCGGTAATTATTGATGTGCTTGCTTGCTGACTAAATTGCGAAGTTGCAGATTCTTTCACCCCCCAATTTAATAAATCTTGTTTGGTGAGCTCTGGTGTCAGTGCTTTTTTTTCTTCATCAAAAATAAAACGGACTTGGCGATTGTCGATTAGTTTATTATTGAGATAAATATCAACAGAATAGACACCAGGAAGCTGTCCTCCGGTATAAGAAAAATAATCAAGGTTATTAATATCTGCGATTTGGTTTTCTATTCCTAAATTGAGTGCATCAGGATTAAATTTCTCTTCAGCAATCACCTGATAAGGAAATAAAATAGAGGTTATCGCCATGGCAAGTAGACAATGGCGACAGAGATTATCGGTAGGAAAGACCGATAATTGCTTTGTAGATAATGCGATGATGGATAAAGTCATAACTTTACACTCTTAATTTAATACTTTATCTACAGTTGCACCGTAGTCATTAATAAACTGCACAGTGACTTTCTGAGAAATGAGACTCTCTTTAAGTAACACCACTTCTTGATGAGGGTTGATTAAAGGGTCGTAAGGGTAGCGTTTGTCATCAATAAAAATATGTTTAATTGTTAGGTGATAAGGTGTTTTATTATTAAGCACTAAGCCTTGGCTTTGTTTTGACAATTCGACGTTATTAAAATTAAGTGGCTCAATATCATTAGAGCGTAAAAAGAGTTTAAATTGAGAATTAATGACGAGTTGTAATTGATTTTCAGGGCTTTTTTCAACAGGTGGAATTGATTTTATATTTAGCCAATAGACGACTTCAGTATTTGAATTTAACGGTTCACCCGTATAGGAAATACGTGCAGTTCCTGTGCTATCAGGTTCGATACGAAAAAGCGGTGGCGTTGCAATAAAAGGTGTTTTTTCTGTACCTTGAAAAGCAGAAACCCAACTCTGGATAAGATAAGGTTTTTCTTTATCGGTATTAAGAATAGGAATGCTTATTTCACGCGCATTATCGTTATAAACAAACCGAGTTCCCCCTACACTGACTCCTGCAGCATGGCTTTCCGTTATGAGAGAAAATAATAAAAATAGAGTTAGAAGGATATTCTTTTTCATAAATGGCGCCACAAAGTTAAGAGAAATAAGAGGGTAATAAGTATTACCCTCGTTTTTATTATTTATATTGGATGCTATAAACAGCAGATCCATTTGCTGGGCCAGGTGTTGCTTGGGCTGTTGCTTTGTAACGTGCAACATAGTCTAAGTTAATTTCTGTCCCTGTGATTTCGACTTCTTTTGAATCGTCATATAGTTTGATTGGAGACACGGCATCTTTTTCAAAGAGAGCGATACCCACATTTGTTGCGCCACCAGAGACTTGCTCGATCGCTAAAATATCGCTATCAACGGCATCGCGATTTCCACCAAAACGGACAGCCACAGTGGTATTCAGTGGGCAATCAATGAGTTTAATTGTGAAGTCTTTTAAGCCTGCAACTTCACCTTTAGCCGCTAAACTTTTTGATGATACTTTTCCTAAATCTACGGTTAGATTTTTAGATGAACTATCGACAGTACAGGCTTGATCTGTTATTTCTCCGATAAAGTTAATTGTGCCCGATGCAAAAACAGCAGGTGTAGAAAGTAGAGAGAGACTCATCCCTAATAAATAGAGTGATTTATTTAATTTGCTCATGATCGGTCCTATATAAAAAGTAGTTATTTTTACTTTTTAATTTATTTATAAGTATAGATTTAAGTATTAGTTTATTTGCATAAGAAATATGCAAATAAAATATAACATCACAAAAAATTTAAGTTAATAAAGATTTGCATGAGTTTTTTTTGCCTTCATATCAAATTATTTAATGTTCGTTTTTAAAATTAAAAATAATGTTTAATTAATCACTAATTAAATTTTGATGTGGATTATTTATTAAGGACAATAAGTTTTTTATATCTCCTGCCGAAAATGAATTTTTATTCAGGTAAAGATAGAACTTATATTCTTTATCTTCATTGTGTGTTTTTAATTGCTTGATTGTATTTTTATTCAATTCTTCCTGAACAACCGTTAAGGGAAGTCGAGAATAACCAATACCTTGCTTGACTAAGTTTATTGCTGTTTCCACTGAGCCAACATGAATAACTTGGTTATTATGATCGACATTTGAACTATCAGCGAGTAAAGAAATATAGGTATGTTGTTGTAATTCCTTAGATAATTCATCATGTTGAAGATGTTGTAAAACACTCTTAGGGTGTGTTACTAATACGGTTTTAATGCTTTCTAAATCAATGGGTTGTAATGATTTTATATTATAATGTGTGATCACCAAATCGTGATCTTTTTGCGCTAAAATATCTGATTTACTGAGTGCAGTTTTATGAATATTAATATCATAATGTCTATTCTCTTTAATAAATTGAGATAATTTATTCCAGAAAGCACCTGAAATATATAAAGGATCGATGAGTACATTTATCTTTAACTTATTGTTAAGCAATAAGTTTTTTGCCTTTTTCTCTAACGAGATTGCTTTTTCAGTAATTTCTCTAGAAAGTTCAAGTAATAATTTACCCTCGTGAGTAAGTACCGCTCGTCTTTTCTCTAAAGAGAGGATTTCAACGCCTCAAGTCTGCTCTAATTTATTGATAGTATAGCTAATTGATGATTGTGTTCTATGTAATGCATCTGCGGCCTGAGCAAAGCCACCGTAGTCAACGACGGCTTGTAAGGTAATCCACTGATCGAGAGTCGTTCGGGATTTTTCCATAATGGAACCTTTATATTATTGTTTATTTAATACTCATTAAAAATGAAGCTAGCAATATATCTTAGCATTGTTAATAGGTAGTAATACTCATTTTTAAATCAAGTTTAAAAAATATTAACATTACAGCTTATAATGTTATTTATTAATAATTAGTACAATTTTTAGAGGAAATATTTAATATTTTTTATTTTAATTTTTTTATTTAATAAATTAGATATAACTAATCTGACTATTTTTTAAAATGACTTGTTTAACTAGATAGTATTATATTTAACGATAGCGAAGACTTTTTATTTATATTGTTATTTTTTATTTTATCTTTATTTATAGATTTGAATTTATGAAATTATAATATTAAATGTAATTTATATTTATCTTGTTTTAAATAATTCTTTATTTATTTTTATAATCT comes from Proteus vulgaris and encodes:
- the yigL gene encoding sugar/pyridoxal phosphate phosphatase YigL, whose amino-acid sequence is MYSIVASDLDGTLLSPNHVLTPYTQETLHLLINKGVHFVFATGRHHVDVAQIRDGLGINAYMITSNGARVHNTHGDLIFSQDLEPEIAYDLALMVFDHPEIETNIYASDYWYVNKEMPGACEFFRESDFGYELYCKTGFPTTHVCKVFFTSDDHELLLKLENEINQRWGDKVNVSFSLRNCLEVMAGGVSKGEALEKVAELMQHSAKDAIAFGDGMNDKEMLQMAGKGCIMENAHQTLKDLLPNMEVIGTNADDAVPHYLRKLYQV
- a CDS encoding fimbrial protein — protein: MNKYIILGCLSAILYTPTTFAEFRAEFTTKTVTYSAPIYVSRSAPILTEIATIPLGTMNAWTWWNLSGNAVRPGIYLPGSFNTSSPRVNGAYVKEFNSSGVGYTLHGTISGGCSGAAYVDGQQNIDGNFSNRLICTTYATSGNYSVSLEMKLYKLRDNVKSQTIPASRVAMLIIYNNGFITSDYVGKTEPVINLSSLNIVSSGCDVVNNNINVPLGTVPKSSFSGVGSVSPESIKDFNINLSCDPVSPIKIRFNGVADDQQTAGTISLSNPTDNNTAKGYGIQVKYKNQPIKLGELITVSEKNSSAGNYSIPLEAGYIQTSDTTSAGKANGTLQFTMQYH
- a CDS encoding fimbria/pilus outer membrane usher protein; the protein is MTLSIIALSTKQLSVFPTDNLCRHCLLAMAITSILFPYQVIAEEKFNPDALNLGIENQIADINNLDYFSYTGGQLPGVYSVDIYLNNKLIDNRQVRFIFDEEKKALTPELTKQDLLNWGVKESATSQFSQQASTSIITDIANVIPNAKYQYDFSRARLSFSIPQIALYNYGQGYIPPAQWNDGINAAFVNYSYRQNQYWYRDQDNSNSIFLGLRSGVNVGAWRLRNHSNYNKNGDNSSQWNSLQTYVERDIRSLKSRLTIGETASDNDVLESIPYRGIKLASDESMLPQSQRGFAPIVRGIAQSNAVVTVRQNNSIIYQTSVPPGEFAISDLYPTSYSGDLQVTIEEADGTTRTFSQPFSAVPMMQRAGNLKYSVDIGKYHVDTAARKPNFFQTSAIYGLPYNLSIYGGTLISADYQAYALGTGVNLGYLGAVSADITHAKTTLINDDEAQGQSYRIQYSKYLPDTKTGFSLASYRYSTKDYYDFSAANERFSHLYRKKKQFQLSVSQSLGDLGYLSLNGYQQYYWYQDRVDRNVNVSFNSNYRALSYSVSYAYNKRQESGLTDQILSISFSLPFNIGQNNNWLSYRYNTSKQGDSISSVSLSGTQLDDNNLQYDISQNYNHSRQEYSGAVNGTYSASGGEISAGYSYDKRYQSMNWGATGALLVHQGGITPSRTIYDSAILIKAEDIDNLKVSSAQSLYTNAQGYAVIPNVSRYERNKVTVDPASLTGNNDVELTSTTVIPTKGAIVLADFKARKGARVLANLHYNGTPLPFGTQVEIYKDDHLLSSGIVANDGEVFLNGVPEHSQLRAKWGNSAVERCQTTLNVDLALEKIQFLQLECR
- a CDS encoding molecular chaperone, whose translation is MKKNILLTLFLLFSLITESHAAGVSVGGTRFVYNDNAREISIPILNTDKEKPYLIQSWVSAFQGTEKTPFIATPPLFRIEPDSTGTARISYTGEPLNSNTEVVYWLNIKSIPPVEKSPENQLQLVINSQFKLFLRSNDIEPLNFNNVELSKQSQGLVLNNKTPYHLTIKHIFIDDKRYPYDPLINPHQEVVLLKESLISQKVTVQFINDYGATVDKVLN
- a CDS encoding fimbrial protein, which gives rise to MSKLNKSLYLLGMSLSLLSTPAVFASGTINFIGEITDQACTVDSSSKNLTVDLGKVSSKSLAAKGEVAGLKDFTIKLIDCPLNTTVAVRFGGNRDAVDSDILAIEQVSGGATNVGIALFEKDAVSPIKLYDDSKEVEITGTEINLDYVARYKATAQATPGPANGSAVYSIQYK
- a CDS encoding LysR substrate-binding domain-containing protein, whose protein sequence is MLNNKLKINVLIDPLYISGAFWNKLSQFIKENRHYDINIHKTALSKSDILAQKDHDLVITHYNIKSLQPIDLESIKTVLVTHPKSVLQHLQHDELSKELQQHTYISLLADSSNVDHNNQVIHVGSVETAINLVKQGIGYSRLPLTVVQEELNKNTIKQLKTHNEDKEYKFYLYLNKNSFSAGDIKNLLSLINNPHQNLISD
- a CDS encoding LysR family transcriptional regulator is translated as MEKSRTTLDQWITLQAVVDYGGFAQAADALHRTQSSISYTINKLEQT